TCTGTCTGGCGAGCGCACTGCTCCTCCTTCCGCCCGTCCGAGAGCGCCTCGTGAACCCGGCCGTTGCCGTCCTCAAGGCTGCCGTGCCCCTGCCGCCTGCCTCCGATGCTGAACCTTCGACCGTCGCACTCGACGCCGCCGGGAGGGTCCCATGAAACAACTCCTCTGTTTCCTCTTCACGTTCGCCCTGTGGCTCCTCCTGACCTGGTCGCTCGTGTTGCCCGACGTCGCTGCCGGCGTCTTCTTCGCCCTCCTCGTCTCCACGCTTCTGGCGCAGATTTATCCCGAAAACCCCGAGAAGGGCCTGAACCCCGTCCGATGGTTCTGGCTCCTCCTCTACATCCCCTACTTCCTCTACTATTGCCTCAAGGCGAATCTCGACGTCGCCTACCGCGTCCTCCATCCCGACATGCCCATCCGCCCCGGCATCGTCCGCGTTAGGACCGACCTCAAGAGCGAAATGGCCAAGACCATCCTCGCCAACTCCATCACCCTCACACCCGGAACCCTCTCCGTCGACATCGTCGGACAGGACCTCTACATCCACTGGATCAACGTCTGCGGCGAGACGGAGGCCGAGCACACCGCCGAAATCGTCAAACCCTTCGAAAGGCTCATCAGGAGGATCTTCGAATGACCTCCCTCTTGCCGTTCGAGTTTCTCATGGTCGCGATGGCGGCGCTCACCCTCGCCTCCTTCCTCTGCCTCTACCGCATCAGCCGAGGACCCACCGCCCCCGACCGCACCGTTGCCATCGACATCCTCGGAACCCTCATCGTCGGCTTCTGCTGCGTGATGGCCCTATGGACCGGGCAGGACTTCTACATGAACATCGCCATCGCCTGGGCCCTCCTGTCCTTCATCGGAACGATCGCGATGGCGAAATACCTGGAGGGCCGTTACTACGATGAATGAACTCGCCGCCCAATGGATCATCGGCATCGGCCTGGCCTTCAACCTCTTCGGCACCATAGGCCTGGTGCGCCTCCCCGACGTCTATAACCGCCTCCAGGCCGCCACCAAGTGTGTCACCCTCGGCACCTGCATGATCCTCCTCGGCGTCCTCGTCGGCGCCTGGGGCGGGTCTGCCGGCATCACCGCCATGGGCGCCAAGGCCGTCCTCTGCGCCGTCTTCCTCCTCCTCACCAGTCCCGTCGC
Above is a genomic segment from Planctomycetota bacterium containing:
- a CDS encoding Na+/H+ antiporter subunit E, with amino-acid sequence MKQLLCFLFTFALWLLLTWSLVLPDVAAGVFFALLVSTLLAQIYPENPEKGLNPVRWFWLLLYIPYFLYYCLKANLDVAYRVLHPDMPIRPGIVRVRTDLKSEMAKTILANSITLTPGTLSVDIVGQDLYIHWINVCGETEAEHTAEIVKPFERLIRRIFE
- a CDS encoding cation:proton antiporter; protein product: MTSLLPFEFLMVAMAALTLASFLCLYRISRGPTAPDRTVAIDILGTLIVGFCCVMALWTGQDFYMNIAIAWALLSFIGTIAMAKYLEGRYYDE
- the mnhG gene encoding monovalent cation/H(+) antiporter subunit G, whose protein sequence is MNELAAQWIIGIGLAFNLFGTIGLVRLPDVYNRLQAATKCVTLGTCMILLGVLVGAWGGSAGITAMGAKAVLCAVFLLLTSPVAAHAIARGAYRSGVRLWEKSVIDRYGEDIHPERPPAECSEPDETPGV